The proteins below are encoded in one region of Apium graveolens cultivar Ventura chromosome 4, ASM990537v1, whole genome shotgun sequence:
- the LOC141720228 gene encoding uncharacterized protein LOC141720228, translating into MVLWSYNTTPRSTTGKTPFLLTYGYEAMVPVEVGAGSLRRDLFVEEDAEVNQRLHLDLLDEARMNSQLKLVAYQQRIARYFNKKVKSVPFKVGDLVLRKVMPNTKIAQHGVLGANWEGPYNVKAILWKRTYRLEDLDVKLFPRAWNAEHLRKYYQ; encoded by the coding sequence ATGGTCCTTTGGTCTTACAACACGACTCCCAGATCAACCACAGGTAAAACCCCATTTTTGTTGACTTATGGGTATGAGGCTATGGTTCCCGTGGAGGTAGGTGCTGGATCCCTACGAAGAGACttgtttgttgaagaagatgcagAAGTTAACCAAAGGCTCCACTTGGATTTGCTAGACGAAGCCCGAATGAACTCTCAGTTAAAGCTTGTTGCGTATCAGCAGAGAATCGCGAGGTATTTTAATAAGAAGGTAAAGTCCGTGCCATTCAAGGTGGGGGATCTTGTGTTACGGAAGGTCATGCCAAACACCAAAATAGCTCAGCATGGAgtgcttggagctaattgggaaggaccatacaatGTCAAAGCTATACTTTGGAAGAGGACTTATCGCTTGGAGGATTTGGATGTCAAGCTTTTTCCCCGAGCATGGAATGCAGAACACTTAAGGAAATATTATCAATAG
- the LOC141720227 gene encoding uncharacterized protein LOC141720227, with protein sequence MGQPDRDMSGEDSWVYGFSSAGVRVKGSIRLPCTLGESPLSVTKILEFKVLNQESSHNVLLGWPFLREMRVITSIHHLIIKFPTPNGVGSIKGSQYDSRECYRKAMRGFRKDSHNEDASDDDDRERSIEQPIEEIRVHYYVGHEDERPSELPPAMFLEDKIRIEMLEEEEPPNTIVQADFNGERLEGRFDVLQSLGLDRHKVDAALSEGTPLSSESLKEVDAPVIQGAPSKEVDAPLQGDAPSLQNDENRDLPDLDPRIPMPTEKMGPAKDIIEIPVDEKDPSKVLRIGYQLAPRLKEGLSIFLLENLDVRQKRRAVSGERAVALAVEVDRLLDVGLIRESFYPDWLANPVLVRKPNGKWRTCVDFTNLNKACPKDSFPLPRIDHLVDATTEHALLSFMDAYSRYNQIPMYGPDQEHTSFITDRGLYCYIGMPFGLINVGATYQRLVNKIFKRQIGKMMEVYVDDMLVKSKRAEDHIAYLADIFHILRKFRMKLNPQKCVFHVESGKFLRFMVNHRGIEANPEKIKALLDMKSPTSVKQVQSLTERIAALNRFVSKSSDRCKEFFKAIKRMGKDFVWTSYCEEAFLKIKEQLGNPPILAKPEEGQTLILYLAVSEYSVSAVLVKEEANHQWPVYYVSKRLLDAETRYTSMEKLVYALILAARKLRPYFQAHRIEVRTAYPLRQQGHSAGRTEPLPQGNPPTDEREEFPHLWWFLHVDKAVNNNEVGVGIVLVTPEGHHLMSVIHFKFYVTNNDAEYEALINGLKIALEVGVVNLIARNDSELVVNQVNGGFQARGPQTELYMRCAQRLLEKFGSARLESVQREENSIADALAKMGSQMDSVQLRQIPLGIQKIPSVPEVGVFQTQEILRENWMTPIHNYIQTGAFPEDKLQARCLRYQAAKYVEYDGILYKRGFNQPLLHCVHLEEGNYILREVHEGICGNHSGGGSLALKVLIQGYYWPTMKEDAFKFVRACDRCQRFANFSNAPTTSITLLASPWPFAMWGIDLIGKLPKTKGGGVKYAMVAVDYFTK encoded by the exons ATGGGGCAACCTGATCGGGATATGTCGGGGGAAGATTCGTGGGTCTATGGTTTCTCTAGCGCGGGAGTTAGAGTTAAGGGATCAATTCGGCTGCCATGTACTTTGGGGGAAAGTCCGTTATCCGTAACAAAGATACTCGAGTTCAAGGTTCTAAATCAAGAGTCATCCCACAACGTGCTGTTGGGGTGGCCTTTTCTTCGGGAGATGAGGGTCATTACTTCGATCCACCACCTTATCATCAAGTTTCCAACCCCAAATGGTGTGGGAAGTATAAAAGGCTCTCAGTATGACTCTCGGGAATGCTACAGGAAAGCTATGAGGGGCTTTAGGAAGGACTCCCACAACGAAGATGCATCAGATGATGATGATCGAGAAAGGAGCATCGAACAGCCGATCGAGGAAATCCGAGTCCATTACTATGTCGGGCATGAAGACGAACGCCCCTCTGAGCTACCTCCAGCAATGTTTTTAGAAGACAAAATCAGAATTGAAATGTTGGAAGAAGAGGAACCCCCAAATACCATAGTCCAAGCAGATTTCAATGGGGAACGGCTCGAAGGAAGATTTGATGTCTTGCAAAGTCTTGGGCTGGATAGGCATAAGGTAGATGCCGCTCTCTCTGAGGGCACTCCCTTATCTTCAGAAAGTTTAAAGGAAGTTGATGCCCCTGTGATACAGGGCGCGCCTTCTAAAGAAGTTGATGCTCCTCTCCAAGGGGATGCGCCTTCACTGCAAAATGATGAGAACCGTGATCTGCCCGACCTAGATCCTCGAATTCCAATGCCAACGGAAAAGATGGGGCCAGCGAAAGACATAATTGAAATCCCTGTCGACGAAAAAGATCCAAGTAAGGTTTTGAGAATTGGATATCAGTTGGCGCCAAGATTGAAAGAAGGGCTTTCAATATTTCTCTTGGAAAACCTTGAT GTTAGGCAAAAGCGAAGGGCCGTGAGTGGCGAAAGGGCAGTAGCCTTAGCAGTAGAAGTGGATAGACTCTTGGATGTTGGACTAATCAGGGAATCTTTCTACCCAGATTGGCTGGCAAACCCAGTGTTAGTGAGGAAACCTAATGGCAAGTGGAGaacatgtgtggatttcaccAATCTGAATAAGGCGTGTCCAAAGGATAGCTTCCCTTTGCCAAGAATTGACCATTTGGTCGACGCCACAACAGAACATGCCTTGCTCAGTTTCATGGATGCATACTCCCGGTATAATCAAATTCCCATGTATGGGCCTGACCAGGAGCACACCTCTTTTATCACTGATAGAGGACTCTATTGCTACATTGGGATGCCGTTTGGATTAATCAATGTTGGGGCCACTTATCAAAGATTGGTAAACAAAATATTTAAGAGGCAGATTGGGAAGATGATGGaagtatatgtggatgatatgcttGTAAAATCTAAGAGGGCGGAAGATCACATCGCATACTTAGCTGATATATTCCATATTCTTAGAAAATTTAGAATGAAGCTGAACCCTCAGAAGTGCGTATTCCATGTGGAATCAGGAAAATTCTTGAGATTCATGGTTAACCACCGAGGAATTGAGGCGAACCCGGAAAAAATCAAGGCTCTGTTAGACATGAAGTCTCCCACCAGCGTTAAGCAAGTGCAGAGCCTGACAGAAAGGATTGCAGCTTTAAATCGATTTGTCTCAAAGTCATCGGATAGGTGCAAAGAATTCTTTAAGGCAATCAAAAGAATGGGTAAGGATTTCGTGTGGACCTCATATTGTGAAGAGGCTTTTCTAAAAATCAAAGAGCAGTTGGGGAATCCCCCAATATTGGCCAAGCCAGAAGAGGGACAAACTTTGATTCTTTACTTGGCAGTTTCAGAATATTCCGTCAGCGCGGTGTTGGTAAAGGAGGAAGCAAACCATCAATGGCCCGTGTACTACGTGAGCAAAAGGTTGCTGGACGCAGAAACCAGATATACCAGCATGGAGAAATTGGTATACGCTCTCATTCTTGCAGCACGAAAGTTAAGACCATATTTCCAAGCTCACCGGATAGAGGTTCGCACCGCGTATCCACTCCG ACAACAAGGCCATAGTGCTGGCAGAACAGAACCTCTCCCGCAAGGAAATCCTCCTACTGACGAGAGGGAGGAGTTCCCACACCTTTGGTGGTTCTTGCATGTTGACAAGGCTGTAAATAATAACGAAGTTGGCGTCGGGATTGTCTTAGTCACCCCGGAAGGGCATCATTTGATGAGTGTCATCCACTTCAAATTTTATGTCACCAACAATGACGCTGAGTATGAAGCTTTGATCAATGGTCTGAAAATAGCTCTGGAAGTGGGGGTTGTGAATCTAATTGCTCGAAATGACTCTGAGTTAGTTGTAAACCAAGTCAACGGAGGTTTCCAAGCTAGGGGACCACAGACAGAGTTATATATGAGATGTGCGCAGCGTTTATTGGAAAAATTTGGAAGTGCCAGACTGGAAAGTGTTCAACGGGAAGAAAATAGTATTGCAGATGCTTTGGCAAAAATGGGATCGCAGATGGATAGCGTCCAACTTAGGCAAATCCCTTTGGGAATACAGAAAATCCCAAGCGTTCCAGAGGTAGGAGTGTTCCAGACACAGGAGATCCTGCGGGAAAATTGGATGACCCCCATTCATAACTATATTCAAACGGGAGCTTTTCCAGAAGATAAGCTACAGGCTCGATGCCTTCGATACCAGGCTGCTAAGTATGTTGAATACGATGGGATACTATACAAGAGAGGATTTAACCAACCATTGTTACACTGCGTGCACCTagaagaaggaaattatatcCTCAGGGAGGTACACGAAgggatttgtggcaatcactcggggggtggATCATTGGCATTAAAAGTCCTCATACAAGGATATTACTGGCCAACTATGAAAGAAGATGCCTTCAAGTTTGTTCGGGCTTGTGACCGTTGCCAGCGATTCGCTAATTTTTCCAATGCCCCGACGACGTCTATTACTTTATTGGCAAGTCCTTGGCCTTTCGCCATGTGGGGGATCGATCTCATTGGAAAGTTGCCCAAAACAAAGGGGGGGGGTGTGAAATATGCCATGGTGGCTGTTGACTACTTTACTAAATGA
- the LOC141720229 gene encoding uncharacterized protein LOC141720229: MMQTLDSSKTAQILARYRPIAPKPPDLDENTSNSSPNSDSSCMPQKIRDSPYLRTVWPQLQSRPTRIRKRGRTSIGPPIPCKRSKSFTNYTPIRNSLSYQNLDVNKQVPIEKNLLQQLQEIPHQIPNQILPNQAPCLFTPRPIKLVSSAITIHPQSTVINPEMIMQGPAKAEQIEKGVESETLPTVILDSNNKVRLANSAYMKLVGQPECVWLDSIAACNRICGEVVMKIPESVGDELAGSSKGVVCLVVIEWGNSEYRSSITTSGEAVRLACESRDYVFAWRFHTQGAVIPASNF, translated from the coding sequence ATGATGCAAACCCTGGACTCTTCAAAAACAGCACAAATCCTTGCTAGGTACAGACCCATAGCTCCCAAACCACCTGATCTCGATGAAAACACCTCCAATTCAAGCCCCAACTCAGATTCATCATGCATGCCTCAGAAGATCAGAGACTCTCCTTATCTAAGAACTGTCTGGCCTCAATTACAATCCAGGCCTACTCGAATTCGAAAGCGCGGCAGAACTTCAATTGGCCCACCCATACCATGCAAAAGGTCAAAGTCTTTCACAAATTACACTCCAATAAGAAACTCATTATCTTATCAGAATCTTGATGTAAACAAGCAAGTTCCAATAGAAAAGAATCTTCTCCAACAACTCCAAGAGATTCCCCACCAGATTCCAAACCAGATTCTTCCCAACCAGGCTCCCTGTCTTTTTACACCAAGGCCTATTAAACTAGTATCTTCTGCAATTACAATTCATCCACAATCCACAGTCATAAACCCTGAGATGATCATGCAGGGCCCCGCGAAAGCGGAACAAATCGAGAAAGGAGTGGAGTCTGAAACCCTACCAACAGTGATATTAGACTCTAACAACAAAGTCAGGTTGGCTAATTCAGCGTACATGAAGTTGGTGGGACAGCCAGAGTGTGTTTGGCTTGATTCAATTGCTGCATGCAATAGAATCTGTGGGGAGGTGGTGATGAAGATTCCGGAATCTGTAGGGGATGAGCTTGCAGGATCATCTAAAGGGGTGGTTTGTTTAGTGGTTATAGAGTGGGGGAATAGTGAGTATAGAAGTTCAATTACTACTTCTGGTGAGGCAGTGAGGTTGGCTTGTGAGTCCAGGGATTATGTGTTTGCATGGAGGTTTCATACACAAGGGGCTGTTATTCCTGCTTCTAATTTTTGA